The proteins below are encoded in one region of Acidobacteriota bacterium:
- a CDS encoding FHA domain-containing protein, whose protein sequence is MAEIIVRIGKSEVGRYPLDKDEIFIGRAEDNDVVIDEKSVSRKHAKIVKEGLRFRIYDLGSANGTFYKNEKIKEKILIPGDVISLGGAEVSLIFEDIRHEEEYEPTMADMTQYIQAESLGEMPIKPTFQELSAKVKEEKEIKKLKKKRSPLRIALIFLIVIFGGILILSILPGKKQEVSRKEEISSVQNVEISLMDRTDYSSINKKMLGLLNEGEQFLMEAEQRMDKVTQESTKENLEMVNYIEKILNDSREKFSQVHSLYDGLKVGFKKEVIDALENEKQKEERLSSLNERTFSLESKVNDYLNKVKEFHAKIETDISGKVNNLLSRAREEFRVGNYGKAKETVESVLNISPENSEAIQLKSSIEEKIRLREREKIERERKTEEMRKISEQIVSYYKIGISYIDRNRLIRGLEAWDQALSLWSKISKEISNYPAYEKDARNAIEIIKKRYEEIKKIKNERVLKGIRLYREGEKYRDIEPKKALKFYKEVLETILDSDEEYYIKAQKRINELEGGNLS, encoded by the coding sequence ATGGCTGAGATAATTGTAAGGATAGGAAAAAGTGAAGTAGGGAGATATCCCCTCGATAAAGATGAGATTTTTATCGGCAGAGCTGAGGATAACGATGTGGTTATTGATGAAAAGTCAGTTTCGAGAAAGCATGCAAAGATAGTAAAGGAGGGACTTCGATTCCGAATTTATGACCTTGGAAGTGCGAATGGAACTTTCTACAAAAATGAGAAAATAAAAGAGAAGATCCTTATTCCTGGAGATGTTATATCTTTAGGAGGTGCTGAGGTAAGTTTAATTTTTGAGGATATAAGACATGAAGAAGAATATGAACCCACGATGGCAGATATGACCCAGTATATTCAAGCTGAATCGCTTGGAGAAATGCCAATAAAGCCAACTTTTCAGGAATTGTCCGCAAAAGTAAAAGAGGAGAAAGAGATAAAAAAACTTAAAAAGAAAAGAAGTCCGTTAAGGATTGCTCTGATTTTTTTAATCGTAATATTCGGAGGAATCCTTATACTTTCAATATTGCCAGGAAAAAAACAGGAAGTATCAAGAAAGGAAGAGATTAGTTCAGTTCAAAATGTCGAAATCTCTTTAATGGACAGGACTGACTATTCTTCAATTAATAAAAAAATGTTGGGGCTTTTGAACGAAGGTGAGCAGTTTCTCATGGAAGCCGAGCAGAGAATGGATAAGGTGACTCAGGAAAGCACAAAAGAGAACCTTGAAATGGTGAATTACATTGAAAAAATTCTTAATGATTCAAGAGAAAAGTTCAGTCAGGTCCATTCCCTGTATGATGGGCTGAAAGTTGGTTTTAAAAAAGAAGTAATTGATGCTTTAGAGAACGAAAAGCAAAAGGAAGAAAGGCTTTCTTCTTTGAATGAGAGGACTTTTAGCCTTGAGAGCAAGGTGAATGATTATCTAAACAAAGTAAAAGAATTTCATGCAAAAATAGAAACAGATATTTCAGGGAAGGTAAATAATCTTTTATCCAGGGCGAGGGAAGAATTTAGAGTCGGGAATTATGGGAAAGCAAAGGAAACTGTAGAGAGTGTGCTGAACATCAGTCCGGAAAATAGCGAAGCCATTCAATTGAAATCATCAATCGAGGAGAAAATCAGATTGAGGGAAAGAGAAAAAATTGAAAGGGAAAGAAAAACAGAAGAGATGAGAAAGATATCAGAACAAATTGTATCTTATTATAAAATCGGAATCAGCTACATCGATAGGAACCGACTTATTAGAGGGTTGGAAGCATGGGATCAGGCTTTATCTTTATGGTCAAAAATCTCAAAGGAGATATCAAATTATCCAGCGTATGAGAAAGATGCAAGGAATGCTATTGAGATAATAAAGAAAAGATATGAAGAGATAAAAAAGATAAAGAATGAAAGAGTTTTAAAGGGAATTAGATTGTACAGAGAAGGCGAAAAATACAGGGATATAGAGCCAAAAAAAGCATTGAAATTTTATAAAGAAGTTCTTGAAACAATTTTAGACTCTGATGAGGAATATTACATAAAAGCACAAAAAAGAATCAATGAATTAGAGGGTGGGAATCTTAGTTAA
- a CDS encoding FHA domain-containing protein has product MREWKGFDFDLEAKPTARLESIEGPLKGEKVYIYSRGLFVGRKRENDLVLEDPLVSKSHARIEQDLSGFKIEDLGSKNGVYVNDRLIKSQYLKDGDFIKIGSSLFKFFEEKAEEDSGVVFEKGKREIPYKKASQKKKSPAFRMILMLLLVLFLGIIIIAILPSGKKPEERSLTQETKVEEKTSIPSSSETKPSVELEKTQKQLTEEEKLKFEEYMKSGDLNFYQGEFTQATEFYKEALKIDPSNKECIDKLERAEAELKNLIESINKRAQQYYESLFYQKAIDEWQKVIDLVKDPSNVYYKEAQKNIEKTKEKLR; this is encoded by the coding sequence ATGAGAGAATGGAAAGGATTTGATTTTGATCTTGAGGCAAAACCTACAGCCCGCTTGGAATCAATCGAGGGTCCATTAAAAGGAGAAAAGGTTTATATATACTCCAGAGGATTATTTGTTGGAAGAAAGAGGGAAAATGACCTTGTTCTTGAGGACCCGTTGGTTTCAAAATCCCATGCTCGAATCGAACAGGATTTATCCGGTTTCAAAATAGAGGATTTAGGTTCAAAGAATGGAGTTTATGTAAATGATAGGTTGATTAAGTCCCAGTATCTTAAAGACGGAGATTTTATAAAAATTGGCTCCTCTCTTTTTAAATTCTTTGAAGAAAAAGCTGAGGAAGATTCTGGAGTTGTTTTTGAAAAAGGTAAGAGAGAAATACCTTACAAAAAAGCTTCACAAAAGAAAAAATCTCCTGCTTTCAGGATGATTTTAATGCTGTTGCTTGTTCTGTTTTTAGGAATAATTATAATTGCAATTCTTCCATCGGGAAAGAAGCCAGAGGAAAGGAGCTTAACCCAGGAAACTAAGGTTGAAGAGAAAACATCGATTCCCTCATCTTCAGAAACAAAACCTTCAGTCGAATTGGAGAAAACTCAGAAGCAATTAACCGAAGAAGAAAAATTGAAATTTGAGGAATACATGAAAAGTGGAGATTTGAATTTCTATCAGGGTGAGTTTACCCAGGCGACTGAGTTTTATAAGGAGGCTTTAAAAATTGATCCTTCTAATAAAGAATGTATTGATAAACTGGAAAGGGCTGAAGCAGAGTTAAAAAACTTAATCGAGAGTATAAATAAAAGAGCTCAGCAGTACTATGAAAGCCTCTTTTATCAGAAGGCAATTGATGAATGGCAGAAGGTAATCGATTTGGTTAAAGACCCATCGAATGTTTATTATAAGGAAGCACAAAAAAATATAGAGAAAACAAAAGAAAAATTGAGATGA